A stretch of DNA from Pseudonocardia hierapolitana:
AGGTGACCTACCCGGACGCGCTGCGGACGGCGGCGGGCAGGCGGTGGCGCTGGGGCGGCGGCTTCTCGCTCACGTACGCCGAGAAGTACGCGAGGCGTGGGGACGTCGCCCTCGCCGCGGGGATGATGGCGCGGGCCACCGCGCAGACCGCGCACGGCGTACTGGCCGAGCGCGGCGAGTGGGTGCTGAACGAGAAGGGCATCGTCGACGCCGCCGGCCTCGCCGCGGCCCACGAGATCATCGGAACGAGCGCCCGCGATCCGGAAGGGGCGGTGCGCGAGGTGCGTGAGCTCCTGTCCCCTCCTCGGCTGGACGAACTGAGCGCCCGTACGGCCGGTGCCCCGTAGGGGCTAGTGCCAGCTCCTCCCCCCACGTACACGCGGTCCGGCGCGACGGCGGCGATCTCGCCGAGAACGTCGTCGATGCGCAGGGGGAGCGTGACGCTCATGATGTGCATGGAACCGCCGAACAGCGCCCGGTCGAGCCGCGTGACGACGCCCTCCCGCCTTGCCGACGCAGCGCCATCCTGCACGTCGACGCCGATCCAGCTCTGCCCGACGCCGCCCCGGTGTTCGTACACCCCGTCGATCTCCGCCCACGGCAGGAACGTGGTGCCGGTCAGCGAGGTCGCGTCGCTGATCCCGCGTTCGTCCAGCACGAGCACGGGGCGACCGGAGAGCATCTTCCAGAGGAAGAGCACGGTGCCCGGGGCGAAGAGCCCACTCACGAGGACCAACAGGCCGCGGCGCACGCGGCTCGGATACATCCTGACGCGACGCACCGGCGAGCCTTCCCGCACGACTCGGTCGCCAATGATCGACACGACCTGAAGCCAACGGGCATCCGTGGGAGGTCCCCGTCACGGTGGCTCGCCGATGCAGGAGGGCCGGAGGTCCTCGATGGGCCAGGGGGAACATCGTCCGAGCGGATGCAGCCGGAGGTGAGGGCTACCCGCCGGTCGGCGCGGGTTCGTGAGGTGTACGACCGGTCAGTGCGGCCGCGGTCATCGCGACGTGCCGGGCCAGTAGCTCGGCCGCGGTGTCGGCGTCGCGGGCCAGCGCCGCCTCCTCCAGGCGCCGGTGTTCCTCGAAGCCGTCCCGGTCGGGGTTGCGGTGGGTCGACCAGCGGCGGGCCAGCTCGCTCGCGGTCCACGTGCGGTCGAAGGCCTCCAGCAGGACGGAGTTTCCGCAACCCTCCAGCAGGGTGCGGTGGAAGACCCGGTGGGCTTCCGACCACGCGCTGCTGTAGTGCTCGCCCTCCTCCGGCACGTACACGGGGGTGCGGGTCAGACGGTGGTGGGCGGCTCGCACGCGGGCCTCCCAGTCGACGTCGCCGCGCTCGATGGACATGCGCAGCACGACCGGTTCGATGGCCTGGCGGGCCTCCGCGATCTCCTGCCAGCGGCGATCGGAGAAGGCCGCGACGGCGAAGCCCCGGTTGGGCAGTCGGTCGG
This window harbors:
- a CDS encoding GntR family transcriptional regulator, yielding MLSEQVYAHLRDAIMRGEYAPGAALKPQDLAKERGVSLAVVREALVRVVGDGIADRLPNRGFAVAAFSDRRWQEIAEARQAIEPVVLRMSIERGDVDWEARVRAAHHRLTRTPVYVPEEGEHYSSAWSEAHRVFHRTLLEGCGNSVLLEAFDRTWTASELARRWSTHRNPDRDGFEEHRRLEEAALARDADTAAELLARHVAMTAAALTGRTPHEPAPTGG